A region from the Flexibacter flexilis DSM 6793 genome encodes:
- the trhO gene encoding oxygen-dependent tRNA uridine(34) hydroxylase TrhO — MESTKPYSVLLYYCYSPIEDPEAFREEHHLFCLENNIRGRIIVAKEGLNGTVSGLVADCEAYMNHVKSDPRFAKTDFKVEAHDKHAFSKLHVRYKPEIVHVGLPSIDPNQRTGIHLEPKEFRAMKDDEDVVILDVRSNYEHELGRFKNAVTLNIDNFREFPDKLAELEQYKDKKILTYCTGGIKCEKASAYLLENGFENVYQLHGGIIKYGMEAEGADFEGKCYVFDNRIAVDVNTANPTVISKCYVCGTPSDRMINCANEHCNNHIAMCEKCGWEMEGSCSAECKSQPDKRVYDGTGYYQKNTNHYNPYKGLVRRKKEVHE; from the coding sequence ATGGAATCTACAAAGCCTTACAGCGTGCTGCTGTATTACTGCTATTCGCCCATCGAAGACCCCGAAGCATTTAGAGAAGAACACCATTTGTTCTGTTTGGAAAACAACATCAGAGGCCGCATCATCGTGGCCAAAGAGGGTTTGAACGGAACGGTTTCGGGCTTGGTGGCCGACTGCGAAGCCTACATGAACCATGTAAAATCTGACCCACGTTTTGCCAAAACGGATTTTAAGGTAGAAGCCCACGACAAACATGCATTTTCTAAATTGCACGTGCGCTACAAACCCGAAATCGTACACGTAGGTTTGCCAAGCATTGACCCCAACCAACGCACGGGCATTCACTTAGAACCCAAAGAGTTCAGGGCCATGAAAGACGACGAAGACGTTGTAATTTTGGACGTTCGCTCGAATTACGAACACGAATTAGGTCGTTTCAAAAATGCCGTAACCTTGAATATTGACAATTTCCGTGAGTTCCCAGACAAATTGGCGGAGTTGGAACAATACAAAGACAAAAAGATTTTGACGTACTGCACAGGCGGCATCAAATGCGAAAAAGCAAGTGCTTATTTGCTCGAAAATGGCTTTGAAAATGTGTATCAGTTGCACGGCGGCATCATCAAATACGGCATGGAAGCGGAAGGCGCAGACTTTGAAGGGAAATGTTATGTGTTTGATAATCGCATTGCTGTAGATGTAAACACTGCAAACCCGACTGTAATTTCTAAATGTTATGTTTGCGGCACGCCATCCGACCGCATGATTAACTGTGCTAACGAACATTGTAACAACCACATAGCCATGTGCGAAAAATGCGGCTGGGAAATGGAAGGTAGTTGCTCGGCAGAATGCAAATCGCAACCCGACAAACGCGTTTATGATGGCACAGGTTATTATCAAAAAAATACAAACCACTACAATCCGTACAAAGGTTTAGTGCGTCGTAAAAAAGAAGTACACGAATAA
- a CDS encoding ligand-binding sensor domain-containing protein — MRNFFGLLGFWLMLSLACKAQDERQLHSYFPHKHYTVNQGLASSTVYFTMQDSKGYLWIMTSSGVNRFDGQNFEYFSTDNGLSDNEVFKAYEDTQGRIWFLTYNGKLSYFFNNKFYNGNNTAFLAKAESPSQFTCIYEDKNNGDIWLGTFRNGIVRISGQQVQHYNVEVATSKMNVPCFFFRDKQGIICVQTYAGKMRFSSTNNLFRLYGERYKVGRKYYSVHEDEKASFYADSFSVHVEIGKYTYTVTDSVHFNFQNLNCFYIDPSDRLWIGTYNGVYVIENYQKPRHEQHRNHYLKGVEVGHFMRDHEGNLWCSTLNQGLYFFANKFDKINLYDQSTGLPSSKVTSLASCGEGMGLLVGFDNGQFGFWENKNLSLFQLKSPRQTNKIRQFVWAFGKLWIAADMGLYCWEGEDRPAVLKEVNSMKSILHDNQSLYSATSMGLSQYLPTPSGKDFRNYVLTNYPAAYTLCKGNNDTIWFATSKDLMYFDEASGQIGMSPLRFQSRITSILLLPDRSLLIGTAGLGLFQVQGQRIIKRVSVNNGLVSNVCNKLYMKDGRNIWGCTNNGLTHIQLAGKEWIISSITMAEGLPSNEINDVCADQHGNLYVATNNGLCHFSESDLKGLLPPPTLLISQVRIDDVLIKNPKKIALRTHENNLEFYFVGIAYRYANLVSYEYRLSRNGKDAPWITTTNGRLQLAELPHGDYVLQVRCRRFHSGWSNTEDVKFSIAAPFWLKWWFISLCSIALGILIWQIYTRRVSYLLIRERAKKMIQQRNHQLEQQALQLALKRDLLKQSSQTIQQLIKDDEKKQAYNSLNTFVNWVDTNINNSQQSFVTIAQEISTIQDFLELEKQRLGEQMSFQISISPKIDMDKMRIPPLILESYVDNAIQHGLAHKEKRGRINIVLERISENYLQIIIQDNGIGLEASRELYRAQGRLHKDTGLIVSRERIEQIRDTEGRHGSVSIEELKAPDNSVMGTVVVIQLPVRPIAL, encoded by the coding sequence ATGAGGAATTTTTTTGGGCTATTAGGCTTTTGGTTAATGCTGTCTCTGGCTTGCAAAGCGCAAGACGAAAGACAATTACATTCCTATTTTCCTCACAAGCATTATACTGTAAATCAAGGGCTTGCTTCTTCTACGGTTTATTTTACGATGCAAGATTCCAAAGGCTATCTTTGGATAATGACTAGTTCGGGCGTGAATCGCTTCGACGGGCAAAATTTCGAGTATTTTTCCACAGACAATGGTCTTTCCGACAACGAAGTTTTCAAAGCCTACGAAGACACCCAAGGGCGCATTTGGTTTTTGACCTATAACGGTAAACTTTCTTATTTTTTTAACAATAAATTTTACAACGGAAACAATACGGCTTTTTTGGCTAAAGCCGAATCGCCTTCCCAATTTACCTGCATTTACGAAGACAAAAACAACGGAGATATTTGGCTCGGGACGTTCCGCAATGGCATCGTGCGCATTAGCGGCCAGCAAGTCCAGCACTACAACGTGGAAGTTGCCACGAGCAAAATGAATGTGCCGTGCTTCTTTTTTCGCGACAAACAAGGGATCATTTGCGTGCAAACCTACGCAGGTAAAATGCGATTTAGTAGTACCAACAATCTATTCCGACTTTACGGCGAACGCTACAAAGTCGGGCGCAAATATTATTCTGTACACGAAGACGAAAAAGCCTCATTTTATGCCGACTCGTTTAGTGTTCATGTAGAAATCGGGAAATACACTTACACCGTTACCGACTCAGTGCATTTTAATTTCCAAAACCTGAATTGCTTTTACATAGACCCCAGCGATAGGCTCTGGATAGGAACGTACAACGGTGTTTATGTCATCGAAAATTACCAAAAACCACGCCATGAGCAACACCGCAACCATTATCTGAAAGGTGTAGAAGTGGGTCATTTCATGCGCGACCACGAAGGGAATTTGTGGTGTAGCACCCTGAATCAAGGACTTTATTTTTTTGCCAACAAATTCGATAAAATAAATCTATACGATCAAAGCACAGGCTTGCCCAGCAGTAAAGTAACCAGTTTGGCTAGTTGTGGCGAAGGCATGGGGCTGCTCGTGGGTTTCGATAATGGGCAATTTGGGTTTTGGGAAAACAAGAACCTTTCGTTGTTCCAACTCAAAAGTCCTCGTCAAACCAACAAAATTCGCCAGTTTGTATGGGCATTCGGCAAACTTTGGATAGCCGCCGACATGGGTTTGTATTGCTGGGAAGGCGAAGACCGCCCCGCAGTACTCAAAGAAGTAAACTCAATGAAAAGCATATTGCACGACAATCAGAGTTTATATTCGGCTACGTCTATGGGTTTGTCGCAGTATCTGCCGACACCTTCGGGCAAAGATTTTAGAAATTATGTACTGACCAATTATCCTGCGGCCTATACTTTATGCAAAGGCAACAACGATACGATTTGGTTTGCAACCAGCAAAGACCTGATGTATTTTGACGAAGCCTCTGGCCAAATTGGTATGTCACCGCTGCGTTTTCAGAGCCGTATTACTTCTATTCTGTTGCTGCCAGACCGTAGTTTGCTCATCGGCACGGCGGGGCTGGGACTGTTTCAGGTACAAGGCCAACGTATTATCAAGCGGGTATCTGTCAATAACGGACTGGTAAGTAACGTGTGCAATAAATTGTATATGAAAGATGGCCGAAACATTTGGGGTTGTACCAACAACGGCCTTACGCATATACAACTTGCTGGAAAAGAATGGATTATATCGTCTATTACAATGGCAGAAGGCCTGCCTTCGAACGAAATAAATGATGTTTGTGCCGACCAACACGGTAATCTTTATGTCGCAACCAACAATGGCTTATGTCATTTCTCGGAAAGCGATTTGAAAGGACTTTTGCCTCCTCCGACGCTGCTCATCAGCCAAGTGCGTATTGACGATGTGTTGATTAAAAACCCTAAAAAAATAGCCCTTCGGACGCACGAAAACAATTTAGAGTTTTATTTTGTGGGAATCGCTTATCGGTACGCTAATTTGGTATCTTATGAATACCGTTTGAGTCGTAACGGAAAAGATGCCCCATGGATTACGACAACCAACGGGCGTTTACAACTGGCCGAACTCCCGCACGGCGATTATGTTTTGCAGGTACGTTGCAGGCGTTTTCATAGTGGCTGGAGCAATACCGAAGATGTGAAATTTAGTATTGCTGCGCCATTTTGGTTAAAATGGTGGTTTATTTCGCTGTGTAGCATTGCGTTAGGTATCCTGATTTGGCAAATTTACACCCGCCGCGTGTCCTATTTGCTTATCAGAGAGCGAGCAAAAAAAATGATACAACAGCGCAACCACCAACTAGAGCAACAAGCCTTACAGTTGGCACTCAAAAGAGATTTGCTCAAGCAGTCTAGCCAAACCATTCAGCAACTCATCAAAGACGACGAGAAAAAACAGGCCTATAACAGCCTTAATACTTTTGTGAATTGGGTGGACACGAACATCAACAATTCACAACAATCTTTCGTAACTATTGCGCAGGAAATCAGCACGATACAAGATTTTTTAGAATTAGAAAAACAGCGTCTGGGCGAGCAAATGAGCTTTCAAATCAGCATCAGCCCAAAAATTGATATGGACAAAATGCGGATTCCGCCGCTTATTTTGGAGTCTTACGTGGACAACGCCATACAACATGGTTTGGCTCACAAAGAAAAACGCGGTCGTATCAACATCGTACTGGAACGAATTTCAGAAAATTATTTGCAAATTATTATACAAGACAATGGCATCGGGCTGGAGGCTTCGCGCGAGTTATACAGGGCGCAAGGTCGCCTTCACAAAGATACTGGCCTGATTGTCAGCCGTGAACGAATCGAACAAATCCGCGATACAGAAGGCCGACACGGTAGTGTTTCGATCGAAGAACTTAAAGCTCCAGACAATAGTGTTATGGGTACGGTTGTCGTCATACAGTTGCCCGTGCGCCCCATCGCGCTCTAA